The genomic interval TATTAGCAGTCCAGTGCCAATAAACTCTGCTAGGCATTCACCTTTTAAGTTTGAGTGTTCCATCGTTGAGTCCTTGTTTCACGTTAATTGTTTTTCACGTTATTGATTTTTTATTGTCATAATCAGTGTTTCGTTGCTTTGTTGTTATTGAAACACGGTCAGAGTGTTACATTTGTTATCGAATTCGAAAACGCCTCGCGAACAAAAATGAGCGTTCGAGCATGAAAATTAGCGCGTAAATGATATAAATGTTAACCAGATCAAATTTTAATGTTGTTTAACGAAGGTAAACGAGAATATAAAACATTGATTTGTGATCGAGTCACTCGGGTAACGGTGTCTTTGGAAAAGGCGGTTAAGGAAATAGCAGGAGATTGAGGCGATAAAAAAGCGCACTTAAGTGCGCTTTTGGTGGTACTTGGCTGACGAAATGACGGTGAACTCGCTTAATCGTGCAGGTCTCAACCGTTCAAAATCAGTTATTGCTGTGTAGTTCGCTGTTGAGTTCAACCGCTGACTTATTGGTCAGACACTCAATTTGACCGGTCACCGAGTTGCGACGGAACAACAAATCGGATTTTCCAGCAAGATCGCGCGCTTTCACGACTTCGACTTGCTGACCGTTTGCATCGAGCATACTGACTTTTGAGCCAGCTGTGACGTAAAGACCTGACTCAACAGTACAGCGATCGCCAAGAGGGAAGCCCAGACCCGCATTGGCACCCAACAGAGAGTTTTCACCGATAGAAACCACCACGGTACCGCCACCAGAAAGGGTACCCATGATAGACGCGCCGCCACCGATATCCGAGCCATTGCCGACGACAACACCCGCAGAGATACGTCCTTCTACCATGCTCACCCCTGAGGTACCGGCATTGAAATTGATAAAGCCTTCGTGCATGACGGTTGTGCCTTCACCGACGTGAGCGCCCAAGCGCACGCGAGAGGTATCAGCAATACGGATGCCGGTTGGCACAACGTAATCGACCATTTTAGGGAATTTGTCGACACAATCGACACTCAGTACTCGACCTGCAAGACGTGCTGCAATTTGGCGCTCAGCGAGCTCAGGTAAATCGATGGGGCCTTCGTTGGTCCAAGCAATGTTGTGTAATAGGCCAAAAATGCCATCGAGAACCGTACCGTGAGGCTTGACTAAACGGTGAGAGATCAATTGCAATTTCAAAAAGCCTTCAGCGACGCTTTGTGGCTTCTCATCGGTGGCAAGAATCACCAAGACTAAAGGTTGCTCTGAAGCTGCGGCTTGCTGCGCAAATTGCGCTTGTGCTTGATCGCCGTTTTGGGCAAAGGCTTCGGCGATGCTTGACGCTTGCTCTGCACTGACTTCGATGGTTTGGTTGCCTTGTTGATAATCAAGCAATTCCGTTAAGGCCGCAATAATGCCTTCGCTAGGGTTTAGCTGAGGGTGCGGAAAAAAAGCTTCGATGATTTTTCCATCGCGGTTTTTTGTTGCGCTGCCAAACGCTAGAGCAAAATGATTCATGTTGTGTCTCCGTGTAATCGTATAGAGATGACTATTTATGGGTTAAAATCATCTTAGTCACTGTCGTGTCCGGATAAAAGCCGCAAAGACAATAACGTCAGTTGGCGAATACGAATTGTCTTTATAGCGATATATAGTTTAAAAAAGAATGCCTGAGCGAGGGGGGATAGGCCTTGCTACGCCGCTTGCTCATCCTCGTCACCGCGAGTGTCAGCCGGTGTGGAGGGCTTGGCTTTTTTGGGGCTCGGCTTGCGCTTCGCGCCTAAAGCATACAAGACTTCTTCTTTGTTTTTCGCCAGGAACATGGCCAATTCTTCTTGCTGATTCTCGTTATCGAGCAATTCACTTTGCGCCAGTAAGGTAAACATTTCATCTGCCATATCCAGCATTTTGTCATAAGCGTCGGCTTCTGCTTTAGAGGTAAAGGTCATTTTTTCTTCTCCGTTGCGCTCGACCACGTACTTGACGATTACAGCCATGGTAATTCCTTTGTGTTGAGTTAAAATACTGTCTTTTTATACAGATTGAGGTCGGCTTTGTCCAGTCTCAGTGATGATGGTAGCAAGAGAGCCGGGTTAAATGACAGCCAGATTGAGCAACCCAAAGGGGGCGTCACTTTGCCAATCGTCGGGGAGTTAACCACTCGCGACTCGTTTTGCGCCGCCGCGCATGAGAACGCCAGCCAGATGAGCTGAAAAAGTGCCTAAATTGTCGGCGTTAAACGGCAATCAAAGGGGGATGAAGGTTACTTTTCTGCAAATTGTGCTAGGCTAATCTGATTGTTTCCAACGAGTTGCTCGCGATGTTTACTTTGTACCACTCTAATCAAGTTGACGTGTTGAAATCCCTGGTGGTGGCGTTAATAAAGCAAGACCCATTATCCGATCCCCTTCGCTCTGAGCATATTTTAGTGCAAAGCCCCGGAATGGCTCAGTGGCTTAAAATTGCGTTGTCTGAGGAAATGGGTGTGGCCGCCAATTTGTCTTTTTCACTGCCCGCGAGTTTTATATGGGATAGTTTTGTCGCTGTGTTGCCGGGGATCCCTAAACAAAGCGCTTTTAACAAGCAAGCCATGACTTGGAAACTGATGCACTTGTTACCTCAGTATTTGTCACGAGATGAGTTTGAGCCACTTCGTCATTATTTGAGTGGCGACAAAGATGAGAGTAAACGCTATCAATTGGCGGAGAAAATTGCTGACATCTTCGATGGTTATTTGGTCTATCGACCCGATTGGATAGCGAGTTGGGAAGCGGGGCAAAGGGTGGCTGCACTGGGCGACGAGCAAGAGTGGCAAGCACAACTTTGGCAAGCCTTGTGTCAGTATACCCATCAATTGGGGCAATCGCCTTATCACCGTGCGAACTTATATCAAGATTTTATCCAAGCCTTGCAACACACGCCGACGGGTAAGTTGCCATCGCGTTTGTTCATATTTGGTATTTCCTCGTTACCGCCACGTTATCTCGATGCGCTGGAAGCGTTGGGCCAGCACATGGACATTCACTTTATGCTCACCAACCCTTGTCAGTTTTATTGGGGGGAGATCCGCGACCGACAGTATCTCGCTTCTTTGCAATCCAAACAGAGACAAAAGGCGCATTTGTCGTTGCCGATGGCGTTGCGTCAACAGCCTCAATCTTGGCTTAAATATGATTTAGAGCAGCAAGCGAACTTGCATACTGATGTGGTTGGCAACAGTTTACTGGCTTCCATGGGCAAGATGGGCAGAGATAACTTGTACTTGTTGTCGCAAATGTCGGTGAACGAAATTGAAGCCTTTGTCGACGTGACGAGAAATAGCTTACTGCATCATGTACAAGCGGATATCCTCGCGCTTGAAGAACATCAAGACGAGAGCAACATATTGACCAGCGAGCACAAACAGGTTCTTGAGCAAATTGACTCGTCTTTGAGCTTTCACGCTTGTCACAGTCCGATGCGTGAAGTCGAGGTGTTACACGATAATTTGCTGGCCATGTTTGAGCAACACCCAGAACTTAAACCCCGTGACGTGATTGTTATGGTGTCTGATATCAATGCTTACAGTCCGGCGATCCAGGCGGTGTTTGGTAACGCGCCTAGCCACCGGTATATCCCTTTCTCGATTTCCGATCGCAGTCGCGCGCAAGAAAACCCGGTACTGGTGGCTTTTTTACAACTGGTGTCTATGCCAAGCAAGCGCTGTTTGGCGTCTGAACTGCTTGAATTATTGGAAACCCCCGCCATTTTGCGCCGCTTTGATATCAGTGAAAGCGACTTCCATAAGGCCAAACGTTGGGTCGAAGAGTCCGGCATCCGCTGGGGGCTCAATCCCGATACCGCTGCCGAGTTTGACTTGCCGAGTTATCGGCAAAATACCTGGCAGTTCGGCATCGAGCGGATGTTAATGGGCTACGCCATGGCCGAAGACAGTATGCTGTCCTTACCCGATGGCGACACCATTGCGCCGTATTGCCAAGTTCAGGGGTTGGCCGCTCAGCTAGTGGGCAAATTGGCCGCGTATTTGTCTTTGTTAGCCCAGTATCGACAGCGCTTATCACAGACGCAACGTGCTGAGCAATGGCGCGATGTATTACTGTCTATGTTAGCGGATTTTTTCCTTGCCGATGAACAAGAAGAGTTGGCCTTACAAAGTATCCGCGAAGCGTTGACTCAATTGGTACAAGGCATTGATGAGGCTCAGTATGTCGGGGGGGTGACCCCAAACATCGTCAAGCAGTTCTTGAGTGACAAACTGGATAATTCCCGAATTAGTCAACGCTTTTTAGCAGGGCAAGTCAACTTTTGTACTTTGATGCCAATGCGTTCCGTGCCTTTTCCCGTGGTGTGCTTATTGGGGATGAACGACGGTGCTTACCCACGGCATGTGCCAAGGGAAGGTTTTGACTTGA from Vibrio sp. HB236076 carries:
- the dapD gene encoding 2,3,4,5-tetrahydropyridine-2,6-dicarboxylate N-succinyltransferase yields the protein MNHFALAFGSATKNRDGKIIEAFFPHPQLNPSEGIIAALTELLDYQQGNQTIEVSAEQASSIAEAFAQNGDQAQAQFAQQAAASEQPLVLVILATDEKPQSVAEGFLKLQLISHRLVKPHGTVLDGIFGLLHNIAWTNEGPIDLPELAERQIAARLAGRVLSVDCVDKFPKMVDYVVPTGIRIADTSRVRLGAHVGEGTTVMHEGFINFNAGTSGVSMVEGRISAGVVVGNGSDIGGGASIMGTLSGGGTVVVSIGENSLLGANAGLGFPLGDRCTVESGLYVTAGSKVSMLDANGQQVEVVKARDLAGKSDLLFRRNSVTGQIECLTNKSAVELNSELHSNN
- a CDS encoding YebG family protein — its product is MAVIVKYVVERNGEEKMTFTSKAEADAYDKMLDMADEMFTLLAQSELLDNENQQEELAMFLAKNKEEVLYALGAKRKPSPKKAKPSTPADTRGDEDEQAA
- the recC gene encoding exodeoxyribonuclease V subunit gamma; this translates as MFTLYHSNQVDVLKSLVVALIKQDPLSDPLRSEHILVQSPGMAQWLKIALSEEMGVAANLSFSLPASFIWDSFVAVLPGIPKQSAFNKQAMTWKLMHLLPQYLSRDEFEPLRHYLSGDKDESKRYQLAEKIADIFDGYLVYRPDWIASWEAGQRVAALGDEQEWQAQLWQALCQYTHQLGQSPYHRANLYQDFIQALQHTPTGKLPSRLFIFGISSLPPRYLDALEALGQHMDIHFMLTNPCQFYWGEIRDRQYLASLQSKQRQKAHLSLPMALRQQPQSWLKYDLEQQANLHTDVVGNSLLASMGKMGRDNLYLLSQMSVNEIEAFVDVTRNSLLHHVQADILALEEHQDESNILTSEHKQVLEQIDSSLSFHACHSPMREVEVLHDNLLAMFEQHPELKPRDVIVMVSDINAYSPAIQAVFGNAPSHRYIPFSISDRSRAQENPVLVAFLQLVSMPSKRCLASELLELLETPAILRRFDISESDFHKAKRWVEESGIRWGLNPDTAAEFDLPSYRQNTWQFGIERMLMGYAMAEDSMLSLPDGDTIAPYCQVQGLAAQLVGKLAAYLSLLAQYRQRLSQTQRAEQWRDVLLSMLADFFLADEQEELALQSIREALTQLVQGIDEAQYVGGVTPNIVKQFLSDKLDNSRISQRFLAGQVNFCTLMPMRSVPFPVVCLLGMNDGAYPRHVPREGFDLMNVSHRAGDRSRRDDDRYLFLEALLSAEQRLYISYIGHSIQDNSERMPSILVAELFEYLAQNYCLAGDETLSVDESGQRLIQALCHQHPMVPFSPQAYQGEHASFASEWLPVVNGERIASAPQGQALSDVTLDMHFPYELDLAELQRFWRLPVQYFFNRRLKVSFEHQTSLTVDDEPFSLDGLSGYQIRETLLQHYLAHPEQPSVSLAESVKRQFQAQGRLPIGAFGELEFEANRVQIDELAKYLRPFLAAPHADIEIRWPGGALSGDRQVSLLGWVTQVTSQGLLRYRPGAIRPQDFLSGWIDHLSVAVMGQSQPTHLIGYDKKSGVVHWIYPKVDPQLAKTSLSELIHRMFEGLSHPLAYFPKTAWVAIEAGFNKSGDYHSDLDKATKKMSAAFEAGYMSRGEGENPYIARIWPQWQPSLAQQALLAAEQILLLPRRVVEKQEDKK